A single region of the Nocardioides sp. W7 genome encodes:
- a CDS encoding cytochrome P450 produces MAAAGGLIATTPSDGAEDSNGVLGAVLRAAGSPTPVRLSPDGPVLVTTPEGARAVLTSPDDYALPFDVTRQAIRRHSRAVKDTPPLAPDAVAAGAAVFATELSRIPLPTAPSPTIEVDTLALLRMPVALSTTAAMVPGAEPDARRHIATLALAWVDSLGPIISAIRPPRRWSKVRRAEGRARELLERALASAAVPDPPAVVTALAAGVQVPIAAGAWCLTQLASRDGLHDTIRQRGSLVLPMVWEVLRLYPPTWVLPRISTRAVTIDGTAIPAYCPVLVSPLALGLLPRLVPGPREGCSPLDELDPVRWQDSEQRPGAWLPFGAGPHACPGRNLGLAQLVHLVTWSTEVELTADAPPSIDTDRGLSPRPPIVRVRRLSGRA; encoded by the coding sequence GTGGCGGCGGCCGGGGGCCTGATCGCCACCACGCCTTCTGACGGCGCCGAGGACTCCAACGGTGTTCTCGGCGCCGTCTTACGTGCAGCCGGTTCACCTACACCGGTACGCCTCTCCCCCGACGGTCCTGTCCTCGTCACGACTCCAGAGGGAGCCCGGGCGGTCCTGACCAGCCCGGACGACTACGCGCTGCCCTTCGACGTCACCCGTCAGGCGATTCGTCGGCACAGCCGTGCCGTCAAGGACACCCCACCTCTCGCCCCGGATGCAGTCGCTGCCGGTGCCGCGGTGTTCGCGACCGAGCTCTCCCGGATCCCACTCCCCACCGCTCCGAGCCCCACGATCGAGGTCGACACCCTGGCTCTGCTGCGGATGCCGGTCGCTCTCTCGACCACGGCCGCCATGGTCCCGGGCGCGGAGCCGGATGCCCGACGTCACATCGCCACCCTCGCCTTGGCCTGGGTCGACTCGCTGGGTCCGATCATCTCCGCGATTCGCCCGCCTCGTCGGTGGTCGAAGGTCCGCCGGGCCGAGGGAAGGGCCCGCGAGCTGCTCGAACGGGCGCTCGCATCGGCCGCCGTCCCAGACCCGCCCGCTGTCGTGACCGCCCTTGCCGCGGGGGTGCAGGTGCCGATCGCCGCCGGCGCCTGGTGCCTGACGCAACTGGCGTCCCGAGATGGTCTCCACGACACGATCCGCCAGCGCGGGAGCCTGGTGCTTCCGATGGTGTGGGAGGTGCTGCGGCTCTATCCCCCGACCTGGGTCCTTCCCCGAATCAGCACCCGGGCCGTCACCATCGACGGCACGGCGATCCCGGCGTACTGTCCCGTCCTTGTGAGCCCGTTGGCGCTCGGGCTGCTCCCTCGTCTGGTTCCCGGACCCCGAGAGGGCTGCTCTCCCCTCGACGAGCTCGACCCGGTGCGGTGGCAGGACTCGGAGCAACGCCCCGGCGCGTGGCTCCCCTTCGGCGCAGGACCCCACGCGTGCCCGGGCCGCAATCTGGGGCTGGCCCAGCTCGTCCACCTCGTGACGTGGTCCACCGAGGTCGAGCTCACGGCGGACGCCCCACCCTCCATCGACACCGACCGCGGGCTGTCTCCGCGCCCCCCGATCGTTCGCGTCCGGCGCCTGTCCGGGCGCGCGTAG
- a CDS encoding zinc-binding dehydrogenase, with product MLIQTEAIGVGGVDAAIRRGMMGVGFGVGMIPGSEVVGTVTAVGAEVDPSWIGRRVWAFTGTTGGYAEQAVAHVGELIALPEELSSIQAVTLGSAATVAHFALAHAHLVKGESVLIRGAAGSIGIATVQHAARMGVSAIAVTTSSVERGSRLKGFGATDVLDRAGHGGSGAPSNFDVIIDIVGGAAVPSFIDRLTPNGRMVLVGAVAGFPPADFGLRLMETFQQSRSVATFSLASIPVAERDAARASQFEAAVRGELHPVVHAVLPLDQAGEAHRQMDLSQVFGRIVLTP from the coding sequence GTGCTGATCCAGACCGAGGCGATCGGGGTCGGCGGAGTGGACGCCGCCATTCGCCGGGGGATGATGGGGGTGGGGTTCGGTGTTGGCATGATCCCGGGCAGCGAGGTGGTCGGGACCGTGACCGCAGTCGGCGCCGAGGTCGATCCCTCGTGGATCGGGCGTCGGGTATGGGCGTTCACCGGAACCACCGGTGGCTATGCCGAGCAGGCGGTGGCCCACGTCGGCGAGCTGATCGCCCTCCCGGAGGAACTGTCATCCATCCAGGCCGTGACGCTCGGGAGCGCGGCGACGGTTGCACACTTCGCCCTCGCTCACGCTCACCTCGTGAAGGGTGAATCGGTCCTGATACGTGGCGCCGCCGGCAGCATCGGCATCGCGACGGTGCAGCACGCCGCGCGCATGGGAGTGAGTGCCATCGCCGTGACGACCTCCTCCGTTGAGCGGGGGTCGCGGCTGAAGGGCTTCGGGGCCACCGATGTCCTGGACCGTGCCGGACACGGTGGCTCGGGTGCGCCATCGAACTTTGACGTGATCATCGACATCGTTGGTGGTGCAGCAGTGCCCTCCTTCATCGATCGACTCACGCCGAACGGCCGCATGGTCCTCGTCGGCGCGGTCGCCGGGTTCCCGCCGGCCGATTTCGGCCTGCGACTCATGGAGACGTTCCAGCAATCGCGATCGGTTGCCACTTTCAGCCTCGCCTCGATCCCCGTGGCAGAGAGAGATGCTGCTCGTGCCAGCCAGTTCGAGGCAGCTGTTCGCGGCGAGCTGCACCCCGTGGTCCATGCCGTCCTGCCCCTGGATCAGGCTGGTGAAGCTCACCGCCAGATGGACCTCAGCCAGGTCTTCGGTCGAATCGTCCTGACCCCGTGA
- a CDS encoding HNH endonuclease signature motif containing protein — MDHPIRVATRELDHVLKSVVDVNPAFMATSDKAAALKELVAVEARVAELRLRVTADAGDVAEESGARDVGAWTAAATRLRRSDCAADLRLALTLADRPVLAAAVREGGVNLDQARAIAVALAELPADVDAAVVDQAEAVLVGYAARFDPVELRRLGRRILDVVAPDIAEARHLADLEASAHQRMRLGLKSLGDGTTRISGLIPDASAARLATYLHAFTNPRRDDSAPTLAEEGRSRVSKPGEPSARPVPYGRKAAAAFCQLLETLDPGRLPIHGGDATTLVVTMSLESLRSDLGTATLGNPAPGDSVDRITAEEARRLACTALIVPAVLDGKGEVLDLGRAQRLFSRAQRRALALTDRECRAEGCHMPAPWCEAHHQHPWSTGGRTDLADGLLLCSHHHHRAHDPTYTSEPLPDGAVRFHRRT; from the coding sequence ATGGACCACCCGATCCGGGTCGCCACCCGTGAGCTGGACCATGTCCTGAAGTCGGTGGTCGACGTGAACCCGGCCTTCATGGCCACCTCCGACAAGGCGGCTGCGTTGAAGGAACTGGTGGCGGTCGAGGCTCGGGTGGCCGAGCTTCGGCTGCGAGTGACTGCGGATGCCGGTGATGTGGCCGAGGAGTCCGGCGCTCGAGACGTCGGCGCTTGGACGGCAGCTGCGACGCGTCTCCGGCGTAGTGACTGTGCGGCTGACCTCCGGCTGGCCCTAACGCTGGCCGACCGGCCGGTCTTAGCCGCCGCCGTGCGTGAGGGCGGGGTGAACCTGGACCAGGCCCGGGCCATCGCGGTCGCGCTCGCGGAACTGCCGGCCGACGTCGACGCCGCGGTCGTCGACCAGGCCGAGGCCGTCCTGGTGGGGTACGCCGCCCGCTTCGATCCCGTCGAGCTACGCCGCCTCGGTCGCCGGATCCTCGACGTCGTCGCCCCCGATATCGCCGAGGCCCGCCACCTGGCCGACCTCGAAGCCTCCGCCCACCAACGCATGCGCCTCGGACTGAAGTCGCTGGGTGACGGCACGACGCGGATCAGCGGCTTGATCCCGGACGCGTCCGCGGCCCGGCTCGCGACCTACCTGCATGCCTTCACCAACCCCCGCCGTGACGACTCCGCCCCGACGCTGGCTGAGGAGGGACGAAGTCGCGTCTCGAAGCCCGGTGAGCCGTCCGCCCGGCCCGTGCCGTACGGCCGCAAGGCCGCGGCCGCGTTCTGCCAGCTCCTGGAGACCCTCGACCCGGGTCGGCTCCCGATCCACGGCGGCGACGCGACCACGCTCGTGGTGACCATGTCGCTGGAGTCGCTGCGCTCCGACCTCGGTACCGCCACCCTCGGCAATCCGGCCCCGGGCGACTCGGTCGACCGGATCACCGCCGAGGAGGCCCGCCGCCTGGCCTGCACCGCCCTGATCGTCCCCGCCGTCCTCGACGGGAAGGGCGAGGTCCTCGACCTCGGCCGCGCCCAACGCCTCTTCTCCCGCGCCCAACGCCGCGCGCTGGCCCTGACCGATCGCGAGTGCCGCGCGGAGGGCTGCCACATGCCCGCTCCGTGGTGCGAGGCCCACCATCAACACCCGTGGTCGACCGGCGGACGCACCGACCTCGCCGACGGGTTGCTGCTCTGCTCGCACCACCATCATCGAGCTCACGACCCGACCTACACCTCAGAGCCGCTCCCCGACGGCGCCGTCCGATTCCACAGGCGGACGTAG
- a CDS encoding HAMP domain-containing sensor histidine kinase — translation MMSSPSFPNGLQPVRGLASASPAAVTVAVELLTSRTDIAAAVEAVVGLLSSYPEIDGVTVAIIGMTPERTEGWVPLGSRAWLREWTAPGATCSVAPPEGAGPEQAFSLTWLSQHARTDVVAVLDTELLPPDAAQDRRELEGCNVRALVSRSIVRDHVLFGSLGLARETPGPWPESYVSDVRLLSAAIASRLAEEVSRRSLAEAIERAETAHQSKEHFFAALGHELRTPITAIMGTAELQSQEAGEHIDSDPSGFATSVARDADVVLRAAEQLHAVVEELLGTGDELGGRAETQWVDVAEALADVVHWLGAPARTSNVTVGSDVPTGILVRTTPSALRQILTNLVGNAITYNVAGGSVRVTATRATDEFGRPRARIGVRDTGPGLSPAQQRRVFEPFVRFAGPEVRGTGLGLSLSRSLAERDGGLMGVESAEGAGSVFWLDLASTEHRPV, via the coding sequence ATGATGTCGAGCCCATCGTTTCCCAACGGCCTCCAGCCCGTGCGCGGCCTCGCCAGTGCAAGCCCGGCCGCTGTCACCGTCGCCGTGGAACTGCTGACCAGCAGGACCGACATCGCCGCCGCGGTCGAGGCCGTCGTCGGACTGCTGTCGTCGTACCCCGAGATCGACGGGGTGACCGTCGCCATCATCGGCATGACGCCGGAGCGCACCGAAGGCTGGGTGCCCCTCGGGAGCCGGGCGTGGCTCCGGGAATGGACCGCGCCGGGTGCCACCTGCTCGGTGGCCCCGCCGGAGGGTGCCGGGCCCGAGCAGGCCTTCTCCCTCACCTGGTTGTCACAACACGCACGCACCGACGTCGTCGCAGTCCTCGACACCGAGCTTCTTCCGCCGGACGCCGCCCAGGACCGCCGAGAGCTCGAGGGCTGCAACGTGCGGGCCCTCGTCTCACGTTCGATCGTCCGCGATCACGTCCTCTTCGGCAGCCTGGGCCTGGCACGTGAGACCCCCGGCCCCTGGCCGGAGTCATACGTCTCCGACGTCCGACTGCTGAGCGCGGCGATCGCCTCACGACTGGCCGAGGAGGTCTCGAGACGTTCGCTCGCCGAGGCGATCGAGCGCGCCGAGACTGCCCACCAGAGCAAGGAGCACTTCTTCGCCGCCCTCGGGCACGAGCTGCGGACGCCGATCACGGCGATCATGGGCACCGCGGAGCTGCAGAGCCAGGAGGCCGGGGAGCACATCGACTCGGACCCGTCCGGCTTCGCGACCTCCGTCGCCCGGGACGCGGACGTGGTGCTCCGCGCCGCGGAGCAGCTGCACGCGGTCGTCGAGGAGTTGCTCGGCACCGGCGACGAGCTCGGAGGTCGAGCTGAGACGCAGTGGGTCGACGTCGCCGAGGCGCTCGCCGACGTGGTGCACTGGCTGGGAGCTCCCGCTCGCACGAGCAACGTCACCGTCGGCTCCGACGTGCCCACCGGGATCCTGGTCCGGACCACGCCCTCGGCGTTGCGCCAGATCCTGACCAACCTGGTCGGCAACGCGATCACCTACAACGTCGCCGGCGGCAGCGTGCGGGTGACCGCCACCAGAGCGACCGACGAGTTCGGTCGCCCCCGGGCCCGCATCGGCGTCCGCGACACCGGCCCCGGGCTCAGCCCCGCGCAGCAGCGCCGGGTCTTCGAGCCGTTCGTGCGGTTCGCCGGCCCCGAGGTCCGCGGCACCGGACTCGGACTCTCGCTGTCTCGCTCGCTCGCCGAGCGGGACGGCGGCCTGATGGGCGTCGAGTCGGCCGAGGGCGCCGGCTCCGTCTTCTGGCTCGACCTGGCCTCGACGGAACACCGGCCGGTATGA
- a CDS encoding ABC-F family ATP-binding cassette domain-containing protein — protein MITASQLEVRAGARLLMENVSFRVAAGDKVGLVGRNGAGKTTLTKILAGEALPASGKVTNAGDVGYLPQDPRIGDPEVLARDRILSARGLDDVVRRLRQAEVDMGSDDAAKRDKAMRRYGRADDEMHAGGGYAAESEAATIAASLGIEERILAQQLKTLSGGQRRRVELARILFSGAEILILDEPTNHLDADSIVWLRDFLKAHKGGFIVISHDNALLEETVNKVMHLDANRCEMDIYNMGWKHYLTQRETDEKRRKRERANTESKAKTLTDQANRMRAKASKAVAAQSMLKRAEKMMAGLEGERAADKVAKIKFPAPAPCGKTPLTGEELSKSYGSLEVFTDVDLAIDKGSRVVILGLNGAGKTTMLRILAGVDKSDTGRVVPGHGLKLGYYAQEHETLDTSRTVLENMQSAAPQLTDTEARSVLGSFLFSGDDANKPAAVLSGGEKTRLALASLVVSSANVLLLDEPTNNLDPASREEVLAAIRTYEGAIILVTHDEGAVRALEPDRVLLLPDGDEDLWNEDYADLVSLA, from the coding sequence ATGATCACCGCCTCCCAGCTGGAAGTCCGAGCAGGCGCGCGCCTCCTCATGGAGAACGTCAGCTTCCGGGTGGCCGCCGGCGACAAGGTCGGCCTCGTCGGCCGCAACGGCGCCGGCAAGACCACCCTCACCAAGATCCTCGCCGGCGAGGCGCTGCCCGCCAGCGGCAAGGTGACCAACGCCGGCGACGTCGGTTACCTGCCGCAGGACCCGCGGATCGGCGACCCCGAGGTGTTGGCCCGCGACCGGATCCTGTCGGCGCGCGGTCTCGACGACGTCGTACGACGGCTGCGGCAGGCCGAGGTCGACATGGGCAGCGACGACGCCGCGAAGCGCGACAAGGCGATGCGGCGCTACGGGCGCGCCGACGACGAGATGCACGCCGGGGGCGGGTACGCCGCGGAGTCGGAGGCCGCGACGATCGCCGCCAGCCTCGGCATCGAGGAGCGGATCCTCGCCCAGCAGCTCAAGACGCTCTCCGGCGGCCAGCGGCGCCGGGTCGAGCTCGCCCGGATCCTCTTCTCCGGCGCCGAGATCCTGATCCTCGACGAGCCGACCAACCACCTCGACGCCGACTCGATCGTCTGGCTGCGTGACTTCCTGAAGGCCCACAAGGGCGGCTTCATCGTGATCAGCCACGACAACGCGCTGCTCGAGGAGACCGTCAACAAGGTCATGCACCTCGACGCCAACCGGTGCGAGATGGACATCTACAACATGGGCTGGAAGCACTACCTCACCCAGCGCGAGACCGACGAGAAGCGACGCAAGCGCGAGCGCGCGAACACCGAGAGCAAGGCCAAGACGCTCACCGACCAGGCCAACAGGATGCGGGCGAAGGCGTCCAAGGCCGTGGCGGCCCAGTCGATGCTCAAGCGGGCCGAGAAGATGATGGCCGGGCTCGAGGGGGAGCGGGCGGCCGACAAGGTGGCCAAGATCAAGTTCCCGGCCCCCGCGCCGTGCGGCAAGACGCCGCTCACGGGCGAGGAGCTGTCGAAGTCGTACGGCTCGCTCGAGGTGTTCACCGACGTCGACCTGGCGATCGACAAGGGCTCGCGCGTGGTCATCCTCGGGCTCAACGGCGCCGGCAAGACGACGATGCTCCGGATCCTGGCCGGTGTCGACAAGTCCGACACGGGTCGCGTGGTCCCCGGGCACGGGCTCAAGCTCGGCTACTACGCCCAGGAGCACGAGACCCTCGACACCAGCCGCACCGTGCTGGAGAACATGCAGAGCGCCGCCCCGCAGCTCACCGACACCGAGGCGCGCAGCGTGCTGGGCTCGTTCCTGTTCTCCGGCGACGACGCCAACAAGCCAGCGGCGGTGCTCTCGGGCGGCGAGAAGACCCGGCTCGCCCTGGCCAGCCTGGTGGTCTCCAGCGCCAACGTGCTGCTCCTCGACGAGCCGACGAACAACCTCGATCCGGCCTCCCGCGAGGAGGTGCTCGCCGCGATCCGCACCTACGAGGGCGCGATCATCCTGGTCACCCACGACGAGGGCGCCGTGCGCGCCCTCGAGCCCGACCGGGTGCTGCTGCTCCCCGACGGCGACGAGGACCTCTGGAACGAGGACTACGCCGACCTGGTCTCCTTGGCCTAG
- a CDS encoding S-adenosylmethionine:tRNA ribosyltransferase-isomerase, producing MRLLDEQPATSFAAAAFAPGPAEERGLSRDTTRLLVARPDGVEHARFRDLARFLSPGDVVVVNNSATVAAQLDAVSARVGPVVLHLAAPLGDPAHDGEWVVELRTAPDAARAVLDARAGEEVRAGPVRLRLVEPYPRDGSSPTGDGNRLWRASVEGDLACHAARHGRPISYGYLDRRYPLAAYQTVFATEPGSAEMPSAARPFTARLVTELVSGGVAVAPVTLHTGVSSQEVGEAPQPERFAVGASTARLVESARAAGGRVVAVGTTVTRALESAVDASGHLVAAHGWTERVVTPADPPRIVTGLITGWHDPAASHLLLVEAVAGVRLTQTAYDAAVADGYLWHEFGDAALLLP from the coding sequence ATGCGGCTGTTGGACGAGCAGCCCGCCACCTCCTTCGCGGCGGCGGCGTTCGCGCCCGGACCCGCGGAGGAGCGCGGGCTCAGCCGCGACACGACCCGACTGCTCGTCGCCCGCCCGGACGGCGTCGAGCACGCCCGGTTCCGCGACCTCGCCCGCTTCCTCTCCCCCGGCGACGTGGTCGTCGTGAACAACTCCGCCACCGTCGCCGCTCAGCTGGACGCCGTCTCTGCCCGGGTCGGTCCGGTCGTCCTCCACCTCGCCGCCCCGCTGGGCGACCCCGCCCACGACGGCGAGTGGGTCGTCGAGCTGCGGACCGCCCCCGACGCGGCCCGCGCAGTCCTCGACGCGCGCGCCGGTGAGGAGGTGCGCGCCGGCCCGGTGCGGCTCCGGCTGGTCGAGCCCTACCCCCGCGACGGCTCGTCCCCGACCGGCGATGGCAACCGGCTCTGGCGGGCGTCGGTCGAGGGCGACCTGGCCTGCCACGCGGCCCGGCACGGTCGCCCCATCTCGTACGGCTACCTGGACCGGCGCTACCCGCTCGCGGCGTACCAGACGGTCTTCGCCACCGAGCCCGGCAGCGCCGAGATGCCGTCCGCGGCGCGTCCCTTCACCGCGCGGCTGGTCACCGAGCTGGTCTCCGGCGGAGTGGCGGTCGCACCCGTCACGCTGCACACCGGCGTGTCGTCGCAGGAGGTCGGCGAGGCGCCCCAGCCCGAGCGCTTCGCGGTCGGCGCGAGCACCGCCCGGCTCGTCGAGTCGGCCCGCGCCGCCGGCGGTCGGGTCGTCGCGGTGGGCACCACCGTCACGCGGGCCCTCGAGTCGGCCGTCGACGCCTCCGGGCACCTCGTCGCCGCCCACGGCTGGACCGAGCGCGTCGTCACCCCCGCCGACCCGCCCCGGATCGTCACCGGCCTGATCACCGGCTGGCACGACCCGGCCGCCTCGCACCTGCTGCTGGTCGAGGCGGTCGCCGGCGTACGGCTCACGCAGACGGCGTACGACGCCGCGGTGGCCGACGGCTACCTGTGGCACGAGTTCGGGGACGCGGCGCTGCTGCTGCCGTGA
- a CDS encoding response regulator, whose product MTAGQVPASPRPAGAGGEGTPGPLRVLVADDFEPVRMLAVRMLQKLGHDDVEEAEDGQEAVDALAARHFDLLFLDLSMPRLSGQDVVRWLRAHPDRAEGLTIVVISASAHAERPVLNELGVTHVLPKPFRSQEIADVIDAIYGTV is encoded by the coding sequence ATGACCGCCGGCCAGGTACCCGCCTCACCCCGCCCTGCCGGGGCTGGGGGTGAAGGCACGCCGGGACCGCTCCGGGTGCTGGTCGCCGACGACTTCGAACCCGTACGCATGCTCGCCGTACGAATGCTGCAGAAGCTCGGGCACGACGACGTCGAGGAGGCCGAGGACGGCCAGGAGGCGGTGGACGCGCTCGCGGCACGCCATTTCGACCTGCTGTTCCTCGACCTCTCGATGCCGCGGCTGTCCGGTCAGGATGTCGTCCGCTGGCTGAGGGCCCACCCCGACCGGGCCGAGGGACTCACGATCGTCGTGATCAGTGCTTCCGCGCACGCCGAGCGCCCGGTGCTCAACGAGCTGGGCGTCACCCACGTGCTCCCCAAACCCTTCCGGAGCCAGGAGATCGCGGACGTGATCGACGCCATCTACGGCACGGTCTAA
- a CDS encoding TetR/AcrR family transcriptional regulator, producing the protein MAADLPHHLRADARDNRDRMISAARAAFSERGLDVGMREVARRAEVGPATLYRRFPTKQALIDEVFAAERRSCEQIVEEGCADPDPWRGFTSVLQRLTALNIHNRGFVDAFMSAAPAAAPFTAHRKKLLGMLERLAHRAQAQGRLRSDFVIDDLVLVLLAGRGLSTSLPNARDHAARRFATLAVDAFRAQDP; encoded by the coding sequence ATGGCCGCCGACCTGCCTCACCATCTCCGAGCTGACGCGCGCGACAACCGCGACCGCATGATCTCGGCGGCACGGGCTGCCTTCTCAGAACGCGGCCTCGACGTCGGCATGCGCGAGGTCGCCCGCCGCGCAGAAGTAGGGCCGGCGACCCTCTACCGCCGCTTCCCCACGAAGCAGGCCCTCATCGACGAAGTGTTCGCTGCCGAGCGACGCTCGTGTGAGCAGATCGTGGAAGAGGGATGCGCCGACCCAGACCCGTGGCGTGGTTTCACCTCGGTGCTGCAGAGACTCACGGCCCTGAACATTCACAACCGAGGATTCGTCGACGCCTTTATGTCCGCCGCACCAGCAGCAGCCCCGTTCACCGCGCACCGGAAGAAGCTCCTCGGGATGCTCGAACGACTAGCGCATCGAGCGCAAGCCCAGGGCAGGCTGCGCTCGGACTTCGTCATCGACGACCTCGTGCTAGTCCTCCTCGCCGGGCGAGGCTTGTCCACTTCCCTCCCCAACGCCCGCGATCACGCAGCACGGCGATTCGCCACCCTCGCCGTCGATGCCTTCCGTGCGCAGGACCCCTGA
- a CDS encoding enoyl-CoA hydratase/isomerase family protein encodes MDSEALASAGLLVDRTGPVLTVTLDRPAVRNAQTPAMWRALAAVGESVDEEVRVVVVRGSGHSFSAGLDRAMLDPSTIGGDVETVAGLLAGSDEEMSATIDAFQRGFTWLRDPRFVSVAAVQGHAIGAGFQLALSCDLRVAADDARFCMKESALGLVPDLTGTKPLVECVGYARALEICATARTVEADEAERIGLVAAVVPADQLDATVANLVGALTAPMAGAVRETKALLQGAADRSLDDQRRLEREAQVRRFRDVARVLVGG; translated from the coding sequence ATGGATTCCGAAGCCCTCGCCTCCGCCGGCCTGCTCGTCGACCGGACGGGGCCGGTGCTGACCGTCACGCTCGACCGGCCCGCAGTCCGCAACGCGCAGACGCCGGCCATGTGGCGGGCCCTGGCGGCAGTGGGTGAGTCGGTCGACGAAGAGGTCCGGGTCGTCGTCGTGCGCGGCAGCGGGCACAGCTTCTCGGCGGGCCTGGACCGGGCGATGCTCGACCCGTCCACGATCGGTGGTGACGTGGAGACCGTCGCGGGTCTGCTGGCCGGGTCCGACGAGGAGATGTCGGCCACCATCGACGCCTTCCAGCGCGGCTTCACCTGGCTGCGCGACCCCCGGTTCGTCTCGGTGGCCGCAGTCCAGGGGCACGCCATCGGCGCGGGCTTCCAGCTCGCGCTCAGCTGCGACCTGCGGGTCGCGGCCGACGACGCCCGGTTCTGCATGAAGGAGTCGGCGCTCGGCCTGGTGCCCGACCTGACGGGAACAAAGCCGCTGGTCGAGTGCGTTGGCTACGCCAGGGCCCTGGAGATCTGTGCGACCGCCCGGACCGTCGAGGCCGACGAGGCCGAGCGGATCGGCCTGGTCGCGGCGGTGGTGCCGGCCGACCAGCTGGACGCGACGGTCGCCAACCTTGTCGGGGCCCTGACGGCACCGATGGCCGGTGCCGTGCGTGAGACCAAAGCCCTGCTGCAGGGCGCGGCCGACCGCTCGCTGGACGACCAGCGGCGGCTCGAGCGCGAGGCGCAGGTGCGACGGTTCCGCGACGTGGCCCGCGTGCTCGTGGGCGGCTAG
- a CDS encoding SDR family oxidoreductase gives MPVALVTGGSAGLGRALTHALADAGWTVLTDGRRADRLRATARPGVQSIVGDVADEDHRHTLAREVDRLGRLDLLVHNASTLGPLPLRRLRDVDDAHLRTVWEVNTAAPHALTRLLLPHLVDADGVLVSMSSDAAVEHYETWGPYAASKAALDQLTLTVGVEEQLTAYAVDPGDLRTELHQAAFPGEDISDRPLPETVVPALLKLVWNRPASGRYRLADLLAVV, from the coding sequence ATGCCCGTCGCCCTCGTCACCGGAGGCTCGGCCGGACTCGGCCGTGCTCTCACCCATGCCCTGGCCGACGCCGGCTGGACGGTCCTCACCGACGGCCGGCGCGCCGATCGGCTCCGCGCCACGGCACGTCCCGGTGTCCAGTCGATCGTCGGCGACGTCGCCGACGAGGACCACCGCCACACCCTGGCCCGGGAGGTGGACCGGCTCGGCCGGCTCGACCTGCTGGTGCACAACGCCAGCACGCTCGGCCCGCTGCCGCTCCGGCGGCTCCGCGACGTCGACGACGCCCACCTGCGAACCGTCTGGGAGGTCAACACGGCGGCCCCGCACGCACTCACCCGGCTGCTGCTCCCCCACCTCGTCGACGCCGACGGCGTCCTGGTCTCGATGTCCTCCGACGCTGCGGTGGAGCACTACGAGACCTGGGGTCCGTACGCCGCCAGCAAGGCCGCGCTCGACCAGCTGACCCTCACCGTCGGCGTCGAGGAACAGCTCACCGCGTACGCCGTCGATCCCGGCGACCTGCGCACCGAGCTGCACCAGGCGGCGTTCCCGGGCGAGGACATCTCCGACCGGCCGTTGCCCGAGACCGTCGTACCGGCCCTCCTGAAGCTCGTCTGGAACCGGCCCGCGTCGGGCCGCTACCGGCTGGCCGACCTGCTGGCGGTGGTGTGA
- a CDS encoding neutral zinc metallopeptidase, translating into MRFNPKARLDRGRVGDAGRGRGGGGGGSRMPAGLPVGGGIGGVVVLVIVFVAIQVFGGSDGAVDDSTLEGSERYAGCEFGSDANESADCVRVGVENSLHDFWSDELGSDYRPIDRLVTFSGSVETGCGAATSSVGPFYCPGDERIYLDTSFFDEVLERQLGGPDGGFVEAYVLAHEYGHHLQNVLGTMGRVRTQQGAQSDAVRLELQADCYAGMWTRAATTTQDADGLTLISDLTQEDIDLALAAATAIGDDRIQERTQGQVTEETWTHGSAKSRAKWFRTGLEEGTLVACDTFSAPRV; encoded by the coding sequence ATGAGGTTCAACCCCAAGGCACGTCTCGACCGGGGTCGGGTGGGTGACGCCGGGCGTGGTCGAGGGGGCGGTGGAGGTGGCTCCCGGATGCCCGCCGGTCTGCCGGTCGGGGGCGGCATCGGCGGAGTCGTCGTACTCGTCATCGTGTTCGTCGCCATCCAGGTCTTCGGCGGCTCCGACGGTGCGGTCGACGACAGCACCCTCGAGGGCAGTGAGCGGTACGCCGGCTGCGAGTTCGGCTCGGACGCCAACGAGAGCGCCGACTGCGTGCGGGTCGGGGTCGAGAACTCCCTGCACGACTTCTGGTCCGACGAGCTCGGGTCCGACTACCGGCCGATCGACCGACTGGTGACCTTCTCCGGCAGCGTGGAGACCGGCTGCGGTGCGGCCACCTCGTCGGTGGGCCCCTTCTACTGCCCCGGCGACGAGCGGATCTACCTGGACACGTCGTTCTTCGACGAGGTGCTCGAGCGCCAGCTCGGCGGACCGGACGGCGGCTTCGTCGAGGCCTACGTCCTCGCCCACGAGTACGGCCACCACCTCCAGAACGTGCTCGGCACCATGGGTCGGGTGCGGACCCAGCAGGGTGCCCAGAGCGATGCCGTACGACTGGAGCTGCAGGCGGACTGCTACGCCGGGATGTGGACGCGCGCGGCGACCACGACGCAGGACGCCGACGGACTGACCCTGATCAGCGACCTCACCCAGGAGGACATCGACCTCGCGCTCGCGGCGGCGACGGCCATCGGGGACGACCGGATCCAGGAGCGGACCCAGGGTCAGGTCACCGAGGAGACGTGGACGCACGGCTCCGCCAAGTCCCGGGCGAAGTGGTTCCGCACCGGCCTGGAAGAGGGCACCCTGGTGGCGTGCGACACCTTCTCCGCCCCACGCGTGTGA